One window of the Chryseobacterium camelliae genome contains the following:
- a CDS encoding phage tail protein encodes MEGYIGEIRLFGGNFAPLGWVFCDGTKYSLAQYTAAFSILGTTFGGDGQSNFAVPDFRGRVAVGTGQGAGLTAINLGQTGGTENVTMTSAQMPAHTHTASATITFPCYSDGGDIGSPTGNILGGLSGAYSTLAPDTNMAPAAIAGNISVVGSNLPFSIVQPIMPTNYIICLEGYYPPRD; translated from the coding sequence ATGGAAGGTTATATAGGAGAAATCCGATTATTTGGAGGAAATTTTGCTCCGTTAGGCTGGGTTTTCTGTGACGGAACAAAATACAGTTTAGCACAATATACGGCAGCATTTTCAATATTAGGAACGACTTTCGGAGGTGACGGACAGAGCAATTTTGCCGTACCGGACTTTAGAGGCCGTGTAGCGGTAGGTACAGGACAGGGAGCGGGATTGACCGCCATCAATTTAGGGCAGACGGGAGGTACGGAGAATGTGACCATGACTTCTGCACAGATGCCTGCGCACACCCATACTGCATCGGCAACTATTACATTCCCTTGTTACTCAGATGGAGGAGACATAGGTTCTCCTACAGGAAATATACTGGGTGGGCTTTCCGGTGCTTATTCTACTCTGGCTCCGGATACCAATATGGCTCCGGCAGCTATTGCAGGTAACATATCCGTTGTGGGCAGTAACCTGCCTTTCAGCATCGTACAGCCAATTATGCCTACCAATTATATCATTTGTCTTGAAGGGTATTATCCGCCAAGAGACTAA
- a CDS encoding phage tail protein, translated as MEGTMSEIRMFAGDFAPKYWALCQGQTLAINTNQALFALLGNMYGGDGRTTFMLPNFSGRTAMGTGTGIGTKTFQLGQMVGTETVTCDVQHMPMHNHLPGSETISMKTFSDAGNTGSPGGHTLAALPGLYSTQQADSNMRAIPNAFALSTAGGSQPIGVRQPYLGINYIICVYGIFPSRS; from the coding sequence ATGGAAGGAACCATGTCAGAAATAAGGATGTTTGCCGGAGATTTTGCCCCGAAATACTGGGCTTTATGCCAGGGACAGACATTAGCAATCAATACAAACCAGGCGCTTTTTGCACTTTTAGGAAATATGTACGGAGGCGATGGAAGAACAACGTTCATGCTCCCTAATTTTTCCGGAAGGACCGCTATGGGAACAGGAACGGGAATAGGAACAAAAACGTTTCAGCTGGGACAAATGGTGGGTACTGAAACGGTAACGTGTGACGTACAGCATATGCCTATGCACAATCATTTACCGGGATCGGAAACCATTTCGATGAAAACTTTTTCAGATGCAGGTAACACAGGTTCTCCTGGGGGCCATACGCTGGCCGCATTGCCCGGGCTGTATTCAACCCAGCAGGCAGACAGCAATATGAGGGCGATACCCAATGCCTTTGCATTAAGCACCGCAGGAGGAAGCCAGCCGATTGGCGTACGCCAGCCCTACCTTGGCATCAATTATATCATTTGTGTGTACGGTATCTTCCCGTCCAGATCTTAA
- a CDS encoding formyltransferase family protein → MINKPKIAVLCNNRMAVPALQSLHAEGRLCAVGVAEGNTDVIDFCSWLSQSGIPLFIISKENQSVQIIEMLGTTAADYILTMTFPWKISPELLHDYPDTFYNFHYGLLPEMRGADPVFESLRSRAKETGITVHAIDEAIDRGAMILKKNIPLTADMTHGSLCTRLSWLGAGLLHELIVLLQAKVKGTQQDEQHARYFPKPGIADVCISWQKQDAETVEALARACNPWNKGAYTQWNGWNIRVVEATVVHGMDSHPGLPGTILSLDKEQGFIVKCNHDTHLRLDIVYTDEGFMSGHKLSAFGLKKGGQMINL, encoded by the coding sequence ATGATCAACAAACCTAAGATAGCTGTTTTATGCAACAACCGAATGGCGGTTCCGGCCCTGCAGTCTTTACATGCAGAAGGCCGGCTTTGTGCTGTAGGGGTGGCAGAAGGCAATACTGATGTTATTGATTTTTGCTCATGGCTTTCACAATCCGGAATTCCGCTTTTTATCATCAGCAAAGAAAACCAGTCTGTACAGATCATAGAAATGCTGGGTACAACAGCGGCAGACTATATCTTGACCATGACATTCCCGTGGAAAATCAGTCCGGAGCTCCTTCATGACTATCCGGATACCTTTTATAATTTCCATTACGGGCTCTTGCCTGAAATGCGTGGTGCGGATCCGGTCTTTGAATCCCTCAGGAGCAGGGCAAAAGAGACAGGAATTACCGTTCATGCCATTGACGAGGCGATAGACCGGGGTGCTATGATCCTCAAAAAGAATATTCCTCTTACCGCTGATATGACGCATGGCAGTTTATGCACGCGTTTGTCATGGTTAGGAGCAGGCCTCCTTCATGAACTTATCGTTTTACTGCAGGCAAAGGTAAAGGGAACACAACAGGATGAGCAGCATGCACGGTATTTTCCGAAACCCGGGATTGCCGATGTCTGTATTTCCTGGCAAAAGCAGGATGCTGAAACTGTAGAAGCACTTGCTAGGGCATGTAACCCATGGAATAAAGGCGCGTATACCCAATGGAACGGATGGAACATCAGGGTAGTGGAAGCTACGGTGGTTCATGGGATGGACAGTCATCCGGGACTTCCCGGAACTATTCTGTCATTGGATAAAGAACAGGGCTTTATCGTGAAATGTAATCATGATACCCATCTCAGGTTAGACATTGTCTATACCGATGAAGGATTCATGAGCGGACATAAGCTATCCGCCTTCGGACTTAAGAAAGGAGGACAGATGATCAATTTATAA
- a CDS encoding T9SS type A sorting domain-containing protein — translation MTNFYSKIKKLTHAVFMAGALMLGSAQAQTTLAAGDIAFTAYDSTPSSATGDVFSFVLLANISSGTKISFTDQGYQGNNTWQATTSAGSESSITWTSGTALPRGTEVYIVGLTAYTYNPSTGTSVANGTVALTDGTSSNGLSLSTVGDQVIAFQGGNGSITGTGVTCIAGINYYYTAASTSAAWNVGAPSGPNASLMPPGLTGGTSAFYTGPIAADTPDSGKFNCTGVPTSTVANVRTAVMDNANWTLSNSSGSQYSGCTFIGGAPVITASPANRTICAGGTTTFTVSSSGATSYQWYQNSGSGFIALTNTAPYSGVTTGTLTITGATAAMNGYQYRAVASNTSGSATSTAATLTVVSISTTGSKTDVACNGGSNGSATVVPSGGVAPYSYSWAPFGGTAATATGLSAGTYTVTVTDNSGCQTTRTFTINQPASAVSGTTVVTNVACNGASNGSINLTPAGGTAPYTFNWGGGITTEDRTGLAAGTYTVTITDANGCTATVNATVTQPASAVSGTTVVTNVACNGASNGSINLTPAGGTAPYTFNWGGGITTEDRTGLAAGTYTVTITDANGCTATVNATVTQPASAVSGTTVVTNVACNGASNGSINLTPAGGTAPYTFNWGGGVTTEDRTGLAAGTYTVTITDANGCTATVNATVTQPASAVSGTTVVTNVACNGASNGSINLTPAGGTAPYTFNWGGGITTEDRTGLAAGTYTVTITDANGCTATVNATVTQPASAVSGTTVVTNVACNGASNGSINLTPAGGTAPYTFNWGGGITTEDRTGLAAGTYTVTITDANGCTATVNATVTQPASAVSGTTVVTNVACNGASNGSINLTPAGGTAPYTFNWGGGITTEDRTGLAAGTYTVIITDANGCTATVNATVTQPTALSGTVTQTNVLCNGGSTGTATVTVTGGTAPYTYSWSPSGGTAATATGLSAGTYTVTVTDANGCTLTRTVTITQSSAVSGTTVVTNVACNGASNGSINLTPAGGTAPYTFNWGGGVTTEDRTGLAAGTYTVIITDANGCTATVNATVTQPASAVSGTTVVTNVACNGASNGAINLTPAGGTAPYTFNWGGGITTEDRTGLAAGTYTVTITDANGCTATVNATVTQPASAVSGTTVVTNVACNGASNGSINLTPAGGTAPYTFNWGGGVTTEDRTGLAAGTYTVTITDANGCTATVNATVTQPTALSGTVTQTNVLCNGGSTGTATVTVTGGTAPYTYSWSPSGGTAATATGLSAGTYTVTVTDANGCTLTRTVTITQSSAVSGTTVVTNVACNGASNGSINLTPAGGTAPYTFNWGGGITTEDRTGLAAGTYTVIITDANGCTATVNATVTQPASAVSGTTVVTNVACNGASNGSINLTPAGGTAPYTFNWGGGITTEDRTGLAAGTYTVIITDANGCTATVNATVTQPASAVSGTTVVTNVACNGASNGSINLTPAGGTAPYTFNWGGGITTEDRTGLAAGTYTVTITDANGCTATVNATVTQPASAVSGTTVVTNVACNGASNGSINLTPAGGTAPYTFNWGGGVTTEDRTGLAAGTYTVTITDANGCTATVNATVTQPTALSGTVTQTNVLCNGGSTGTATVTVTGGTAPYTYSWSPSGGTAATATGLSAGTYTVTVTDANGCTLTRTVTITQSSAVSGTTVVTNVACNGASNGSINLTPAGGTAPYTFNWGGGVTTEDRTGLAAGTYTVIITDANGCTATVNATVTQPASAVSGTTVVTNVACNGASNGAINLTPAGGTAPYTFNWGGGITTEDRTGLAAGTYTVTITDANGCTATVNATVTQPASAVSGTTVVTDVACNGASNGSINLTPAGGTAPYTFNWGGGVTTEDRIGLAAGTYTVVITDANGCTATVNATVTQPTALSGTVTQTNIACNGGSTGSATITVTGGTAPYTYSWSPSGGTTATASGLAAGIYTVVVTDSKGCTLTRTVTITQSGPVAAPTGAATQNFTSGSTLSALVVTGQNIKWYASASDAANHTGSLPITTVLVNNTTYYATQTVGSCESSASLAVLAINNTLGVDNAPSKSKLQIYPNPVRDILNISGQETISKVIITAADGRRVTEVKLQANERSVDVRELPQGMYLIQIFTGNGIVHTFKFIKK, via the coding sequence ATGACAAATTTTTATTCTAAAATCAAGAAGTTAACGCACGCCGTCTTTATGGCGGGAGCGTTAATGCTGGGATCTGCCCAGGCGCAAACGACTCTCGCAGCAGGTGATATTGCATTCACCGCATATGATTCAACACCCAGTTCGGCTACAGGAGATGTTTTTTCATTTGTCCTGCTGGCTAATATTTCAAGCGGGACAAAAATAAGTTTTACCGATCAGGGATATCAGGGTAATAATACCTGGCAGGCAACGACAAGTGCAGGTTCAGAATCTTCCATTACATGGACCAGCGGTACTGCACTTCCAAGAGGAACTGAAGTCTATATTGTAGGGCTTACGGCCTACACGTATAATCCTTCAACAGGTACTTCTGTGGCTAACGGAACGGTAGCGCTCACCGATGGAACATCCAGCAATGGGCTATCATTATCTACCGTGGGTGATCAGGTTATAGCATTTCAGGGAGGCAACGGAAGCATTACAGGGACGGGAGTCACCTGCATTGCCGGTATCAATTATTATTATACCGCCGCTTCTACATCTGCTGCCTGGAACGTTGGAGCTCCATCCGGTCCTAATGCCTCTTTGATGCCTCCGGGACTTACGGGAGGGACAAGTGCATTCTACACAGGTCCTATAGCAGCTGATACCCCTGATTCAGGAAAATTCAACTGTACCGGAGTACCTACTTCTACGGTAGCAAATGTGAGGACAGCAGTAATGGATAATGCCAACTGGACGCTTAGTAATTCCTCCGGATCACAGTATTCAGGATGTACTTTCATTGGCGGTGCTCCTGTGATCACAGCCAGTCCTGCCAACAGGACGATCTGTGCCGGAGGTACGACTACCTTTACGGTAAGTTCGTCAGGAGCCACTTCTTACCAATGGTATCAGAATTCAGGAAGCGGTTTTATTGCTTTAACCAATACGGCTCCTTATTCAGGAGTAACCACCGGTACGCTGACGATAACCGGAGCAACAGCAGCGATGAACGGCTATCAGTACCGTGCCGTGGCCAGTAATACTTCGGGTTCTGCTACCTCTACTGCTGCAACCCTTACGGTGGTAAGCATCAGTACTACAGGGAGCAAAACAGATGTAGCCTGTAACGGAGGCTCCAATGGAAGTGCTACTGTAGTGCCATCGGGAGGTGTAGCCCCTTATTCTTATTCATGGGCACCTTTTGGCGGTACTGCAGCTACGGCTACAGGGCTGTCTGCCGGAACCTATACCGTAACGGTAACTGATAATTCCGGATGTCAGACCACAAGGACATTTACAATCAATCAGCCTGCAAGTGCAGTGTCCGGAACGACAGTGGTAACGAATGTAGCGTGTAACGGCGCTTCTAACGGATCGATCAACTTAACACCGGCAGGAGGAACGGCACCGTATACCTTTAACTGGGGTGGTGGAATCACGACAGAAGACCGTACCGGCTTAGCAGCAGGAACATATACCGTAACCATCACCGATGCTAACGGATGTACTGCTACAGTAAATGCAACCGTAACCCAGCCTGCAAGTGCAGTGTCCGGAACAACGGTTGTAACAAACGTAGCATGTAACGGCGCTTCCAACGGATCGATCAACTTAACACCGGCAGGAGGAACCGCACCGTATACCTTCAACTGGGGTGGTGGAATCACGACCGAAGACCGTACCGGTTTAGCCGCAGGAACGTATACCGTAACCATCACTGATGCCAACGGATGTACCGCGACAGTAAATGCAACGGTAACCCAGCCTGCAAGTGCAGTGTCCGGAACAACGGTTGTAACAAACGTAGCATGTAACGGCGCTTCCAACGGATCGATTAACTTAACACCGGCAGGAGGAACAGCACCGTATACCTTTAACTGGGGCGGAGGTGTAACCACTGAAGACCGTACTGGCTTAGCCGCAGGAACCTATACCGTAACCATCACCGATGCTAACGGATGTACTGCTACAGTAAATGCAACCGTAACCCAGCCTGCAAGTGCAGTGTCCGGAACGACAGTGGTAACAAACGTAGCATGTAACGGCGCTTCCAACGGATCGATCAACTTAACACCGGCAGGAGGAACAGCACCGTATACCTTCAACTGGGGTGGTGGAATCACGACAGAAGACCGTACCGGCTTAGCAGCAGGAACCTATACCGTAACCATCACCGATGCTAACGGATGTACTGCTACAGTAAACGCAACCGTAACCCAGCCTGCAAGTGCAGTGTCCGGAACGACAGTTGTAACTAACGTAGCGTGTAACGGCGCTTCCAACGGATCGATCAACTTAACACCGGCAGGAGGAACAGCACCGTATACCTTTAACTGGGGTGGTGGAATCACGACAGAAGACCGCACCGGTTTAGCAGCAGGAACCTATACCGTAACCATCACTGATGCTAACGGATGTACTGCTACAGTAAACGCAACCGTAACCCAGCCTGCAAGTGCAGTGTCCGGGACAACAGTGGTAACGAACGTAGCGTGTAACGGCGCTTCTAATGGATCGATCAACTTAACACCGGCAGGAGGAACAGCACCGTATACCTTCAACTGGGGTGGTGGAATCACGACAGAAGACCGTACCGGTTTAGCCGCAGGAACGTATACCGTAATTATCACTGATGCTAACGGATGTACTGCAACGGTTAATGCAACGGTTACACAACCTACTGCATTAAGCGGAACCGTTACCCAAACCAATGTACTTTGTAACGGAGGATCAACCGGAACTGCTACTGTAACGGTAACAGGAGGAACAGCACCATACACTTATTCATGGTCTCCATCCGGAGGAACAGCAGCAACCGCTACTGGCCTGTCTGCCGGAACATACACTGTGACGGTAACTGATGCTAACGGATGTACACTGACAAGGACTGTTACGATTACTCAATCGAGTGCAGTGTCCGGAACAACAGTGGTAACGAACGTAGCATGTAACGGCGCTTCCAACGGATCTATTAACTTAACACCGGCAGGAGGAACAGCACCGTATACTTTCAACTGGGGCGGAGGTGTCACTACCGAAGACCGCACCGGCTTAGCCGCAGGAACCTATACCGTAATCATCACTGATGCTAACGGATGTACTGCTACAGTAAATGCAACCGTAACCCAGCCTGCAAGTGCAGTGTCCGGAACAACAGTGGTAACGAACGTAGCATGTAACGGCGCTTCCAACGGAGCGATTAACTTAACACCGGCAGGAGGAACGGCACCGTATACCTTTAACTGGGGTGGTGGAATCACGACAGAAGACCGTACCGGCTTAGCCGCAGGAACCTATACCGTAACCATCACCGATGCTAACGGATGTACTGCTACAGTAAACGCAACCGTAACCCAGCCTGCAAGTGCAGTGTCCGGAACAACAGTGGTAACGAACGTAGCATGTAACGGCGCTTCCAACGGATCTATTAACTTAACACCGGCAGGAGGAACAGCACCGTATACCTTTAACTGGGGCGGAGGTGTAACCACCGAAGACCGTACCGGCTTAGCAGCAGGAACCTATACCGTAACCATCACTGATGCTAACGGATGTACTGCTACAGTAAATGCAACGGTTACACAACCTACTGCATTAAGCGGAACCGTTACCCAAACCAATGTACTTTGTAACGGAGGATCAACCGGAACAGCTACTGTGACTGTAACAGGAGGAACAGCACCATACACTTATTCATGGTCTCCATCCGGAGGAACAGCAGCAACCGCTACTGGCCTGTCTGCCGGAACATACACTGTGACGGTAACTGATGCTAACGGATGTACACTGACAAGGACTGTTACGATTACTCAATCGAGTGCAGTATCCGGAACGACAGTGGTAACGAACGTAGCATGTAACGGCGCTTCTAATGGATCGATTAACTTAACACCGGCAGGAGGAACAGCACCGTATACATTCAACTGGGGTGGTGGAATCACGACAGAAGACCGTACCGGTTTAGCAGCAGGAACGTATACCGTAATCATTACTGATGCCAACGGATGTACTGCTACAGTAAATGCAACCGTAACCCAGCCTGCAAGTGCAGTATCCGGAACGACAGTGGTAACGAACGTAGCGTGTAACGGCGCTTCCAACGGATCTATTAACTTAACACCGGCAGGAGGAACGGCACCGTATACATTCAACTGGGGTGGTGGAATCACGACAGAAGACCGCACCGGTTTAGCAGCAGGAACGTATACCGTAATCATTACTGATGCCAACGGATGTACTGCTACAGTAAATGCAACCGTAACCCAGCCTGCAAGTGCAGTATCAGGGACAACAGTGGTAACGAACGTAGCGTGTAACGGCGCTTCCAACGGATCTATTAACTTAACACCGGCGGGAGGAACGGCACCGTATACATTCAACTGGGGTGGTGGAATCACGACAGAAGACCGCACCGGTTTAGCCGCAGGAACCTATACCGTAACCATCACCGATGCTAACGGATGTACTGCTACAGTAAACGCAACCGTAACCCAGCCTGCAAGTGCAGTGTCCGGAACGACAGTGGTAACGAACGTAGCATGTAACGGCGCTTCCAACGGATCTATTAACTTAACACCGGCAGGAGGAACAGCACCGTATACCTTTAACTGGGGCGGAGGTGTAACCACCGAAGACCGTACCGGCTTAGCAGCAGGAACCTATACCGTAACCATCACTGATGCTAACGGATGTACTGCAACGGTTAATGCAACGGTTACACAACCTACTGCATTAAGCGGAACCGTTACCCAAACCAATGTACTTTGTAACGGAGGATCAACCGGAACTGCTACTGTAACGGTAACAGGAGGAACAGCACCATACACTTATTCATGGTCTCCATCCGGAGGAACAGCAGCAACCGCTACTGGCCTGTCTGCCGGAACATACACTGTGACGGTAACTGATGCTAACGGATGTACACTGACAAGGACTGTTACGATTACTCAATCGAGTGCAGTGTCCGGAACAACAGTGGTAACGAACGTAGCATGTAACGGCGCTTCCAACGGATCTATTAACTTAACACCGGCAGGAGGAACAGCACCGTATACTTTCAACTGGGGCGGAGGTGTCACTACCGAAGACCGCACCGGCTTAGCCGCAGGAACCTATACCGTAATCATCACTGATGCTAACGGATGTACTGCTACAGTAAATGCAACCGTAACCCAGCCTGCAAGTGCAGTGTCCGGAACAACAGTGGTAACGAACGTAGCATGTAACGGCGCTTCCAACGGAGCGATTAACTTAACACCGGCAGGAGGAACGGCACCGTATACCTTTAACTGGGGTGGTGGAATCACGACAGAAGACCGTACCGGCTTAGCCGCAGGAACCTATACCGTAACCATCACTGATGCTAACGGATGTACTGCTACAGTAAACGCAACCGTAACCCAGCCTGCAAGTGCAGTATCCGGAACGACAGTGGTAACGGATGTAGCATGTAACGGCGCTTCCAACGGATCGATCAACTTAACACCGGCAGGAGGAACAGCACCGTATACCTTTAACTGGGGCGGAGGTGTAACTACCGAAGACCGCATCGGTTTAGCCGCAGGAACGTATACTGTTGTTATTACCGATGCTAACGGATGTACTGCTACAGTAAATGCAACGGTTACACAACCTACTGCATTAAGCGGAACCGTTACCCAAACGAATATAGCTTGTAACGGAGGATCTACCGGAAGTGCAACTATAACAGTGACGGGAGGAACAGCACCATACACTTATTCATGGTCTCCATCCGGAGGAACCACTGCCACAGCATCAGGCTTAGCTGCCGGAATATACACTGTGGTTGTGACTGATTCTAAAGGATGTACATTAACAAGGACTGTAACCATTACCCAGTCGGGTCCGGTAGCTGCACCTACAGGAGCAGCAACCCAGAATTTCACGTCGGGAAGCACTTTAAGCGCTTTAGTGGTTACAGGGCAGAATATCAAATGGTATGCTTCGGCATCTGATGCCGCTAACCATACCGGTAGTTTGCCGATCACGACAGTATTGGTGAATAATACGACTTATTATGCTACTCAGACCGTAGGAAGCTGTGAATCATCAGCCTCTCTGGCAGTATTGGCAATTAACAATACTTTAGGAGTAGACAATGCACCGTCTAAATCTAAACTTCAGATCTATCCTAATCCGGTAAGGGACATCCTTAACATCAGCGGCCAGGAAACCATCAGTAAGGTAATTATTACCGCTGCTGACGGCCGAAGAGTAACGGAAGTAAAACTGCAGGCCAATGAGCGAAGCGTTGACGTTCGCGAATTGCCTCAGGGAATGTATCTGATCCAGATATTTACAGGTAACGGAATTGTTCATACCTTTAAATTCATCAAGAAGTAA
- a CDS encoding thioredoxin family protein, producing the protein MRYYKLIIIFGLLFFQLGKAQEKADVIVNKAMKEAQANKKNVLLIFHASWCQWCRLMEKNMERPETKPVFDQRFVTAYVDVQEVGEKKRLENPGGEELMKRYKGEKAGLPFWLILTPKGEVITDSFNAKGENLGSPATKEEVDVFIAKLDQASPLSAQDKTNIENIFVKK; encoded by the coding sequence ATGAGATATTATAAATTGATCATTATTTTCGGATTATTGTTTTTTCAGCTGGGAAAAGCCCAGGAAAAAGCCGATGTTATTGTAAATAAGGCCATGAAAGAAGCTCAGGCAAATAAGAAAAATGTCCTGCTGATATTTCATGCTTCATGGTGCCAGTGGTGCAGGCTGATGGAAAAGAATATGGAACGGCCTGAAACCAAACCTGTTTTTGACCAAAGATTTGTTACTGCTTATGTGGATGTCCAGGAAGTTGGTGAAAAGAAACGGCTGGAGAATCCGGGAGGCGAGGAACTGATGAAGCGGTATAAAGGAGAAAAAGCAGGATTACCGTTCTGGCTCATCCTTACTCCAAAAGGCGAGGTAATTACAGATTCCTTCAATGCAAAAGGGGAAAACCTGGGCTCGCCGGCTACAAAAGAAGAAGTGGATGTATTTATAGCCAAACTGGATCAAGCATCTCCTTTAAGTGCTCAGGACAAAACGAATATTGAAAATATATTTGTGAAGAAGTAA
- a CDS encoding T9SS type A sorting domain-containing protein yields the protein MKKLYIFAAAILAAASFNAQSTVPPYTQDFNNFPPADWVFGNSYNTNIGSGPENITTYDWQHKPFLSDTATNNPSISVSLYTTEASYWAITNSFDLSGGGSYTVSFNYGTTNGPYSSDPAGPAPQVTCDDQFKFMISTDGGTTWTELANWDSPNVSMPHSTSSYTTTVTGITSNDVKFAFFASDGHVYNFEADYSIYIDNFSITSQSLSTSEIPVKKGLNTYPNPTSGKVYFRDGANIKSADVYTVTGQLISSGTDVDLTGYPSGQYIVKVHYKDNSYSTEKIIKK from the coding sequence ATGAAAAAATTGTACATTTTCGCAGCAGCCATTTTGGCGGCCGCAAGTTTTAATGCCCAATCAACTGTCCCTCCCTACACTCAGGATTTTAATAATTTCCCTCCTGCAGACTGGGTATTCGGGAATTCTTACAATACCAATATCGGAAGCGGTCCGGAAAATATCACTACGTACGACTGGCAACATAAACCTTTTCTCTCCGATACTGCCACCAACAATCCTTCCATCAGTGTCAGCCTGTATACCACAGAGGCTTCTTATTGGGCCATTACCAATAGTTTTGACCTCAGTGGCGGAGGCAGCTATACGGTATCCTTCAATTATGGAACGACAAACGGGCCCTATTCCTCCGATCCTGCCGGACCTGCACCACAAGTTACCTGTGATGATCAGTTTAAATTCATGATTTCAACAGACGGAGGAACTACATGGACCGAATTAGCCAACTGGGATTCGCCTAACGTATCCATGCCACATTCGACATCCTCATATACCACTACTGTTACGGGGATAACAAGCAATGATGTGAAATTTGCTTTTTTTGCATCAGACGGTCATGTCTATAACTTTGAAGCCGACTACAGTATTTACATCGATAATTTTTCCATCACCAGCCAGTCATTGAGTACATCGGAAATTCCGGTAAAAAAAGGCCTCAATACCTATCCTAACCCCACTTCCGGGAAAGTGTATTTCAGAGACGGAGCAAACATTAAATCTGCTGACGTATATACCGTAACCGGTCAGCTGATTTCATCCGGTACCGATGTGGATTTAACCGGCTATCCTTCCGGGCAGTATATTGTAAAGGTGCATTACAAGGACAATTCATATTCTACCGAGAAGATCATCAAAAAGTAA